One Megalobrama amblycephala isolate DHTTF-2021 linkage group LG15, ASM1881202v1, whole genome shotgun sequence genomic window, TAACTCCAGCCACAATGATAACTACGCCTAAGTTGTAACTTATGCTAGTCTGAAAAGGTTTGTCCAGTTGACAGTCATTCTGAATGAGAAAACAGCCAAAGTGGGTGAGCTGATATCACATAGCTGCTTCTGTTACAAAACCACATCACTTCTATTTCTTAGTTTAGTGTCTATATTTGTGTCTTGCACGCTCTTAAAAACCAACACCCACTTAAACGTCCTCATTCACTCTGTGCAAACTTTTTGCTGCTTAAAAAGGGGTCGAGTACACAAACGCAGCAGAGCAATTTTGGCAGCACGACGGTAGGGTACTAAATATCGAGAGGGGCAGTAAACAAATTCAGCTCTGCAGCAAAATGGGGTCTTCCATCTCGTGGAAGGGCGCCGAGCTGCTCTGGCTCTCGCCCGAGTCCGAATCGTATGGCGTGTCCGGCAATTCCGCGAAGCTACACGCCAACTGGTCGTCCTCGAAATCAGAGCGCGGCAGCTCATAGCAATCTGTGAACCCCTCCTCGTCGAGTGTGTTGAAGTCCTGCGGGATGTAAAGCATCTCCGGGTAGTTGCGGCTGACCAGGTCGCTGCTGGTGGTGGGCGACACCTTGCGGAAAGCAATCAGGTGCATGTGGGAGAACTTGACATACTTGTAGCGCTTGAAGCCCAGAGACTCCACTGCGACTCGCCAGCTGCGCATCATAAGCGCGTGCCGGCCCTGGTGGGAGGAGTCAGgggtgatgatgaggaggaggCCGTTCAGGGTCAGAAGTTCATGTGCTTTCTTGCAGCAGAGCCAGCGCTGATAGGGTGAAGGGAAGTAGGAGAGAAGCAGGGAGAAGACCACCACGTGAAATAGCTGGGCAGGTAAAGCGTCGATGGGGCCACGCAGCTGCCGTAGGAAGGCATCCAAGGCGTCGCTGGCCAGCTGCAGAGGCTGCTGCAGCTGCAGGTTCAGAAAGTCGCATTTGTAGACACTCTGTAGCCATAAAAAGGACAAATGGGGAAGGAGAATCAGAACATTTAGCTTCACTCTACAGGACAGGTCAAATTAGTACAAGggtcaatgacaaatattaGTGTCCGAGTTAAAGAATTTCACAGTaagtttttaaagggttagttcacccaaaaatgaaaattctgtcatttattacttaccctcatgtcgttccacacccataagacctttgttaatctttggaacacaaattaagatattttagttgaaatctgatggctccgtgaggcctccatagggagcaatgtcacttcctctgtcaagatccataaaggtactaaaaacatatttaaatcagttcatgtgagtacagttgttcaatattaatattataaagcgacgagaatacttatggtgcgccaaaaaaacaaaataacgacttatttagtgatggacgatttcaaaacactgcttcaggaagcttcggagcacaaatgaatcagcgtatcgaatcatgaatcggatcgcgtgtcaaaccgccaaactgctgaaatcacgtgactttggt contains:
- the bmt2 gene encoding S-adenosylmethionine sensor upstream of mTORC1 isoform X1 — encoded protein: MDLRSSAETDPDFSDYHPGSVPTELQSRKQEQEKLSGVVKSVHRKLRRKYIEVGDFEKIWREHCEDEQTLSEYAMAMKNLADNHWANKCEGEGRIEWCRSVCQEYFQDGGMRRVLEKDEKSSKLAAAGNNTSANALPQSSSPSNSSTFQLGRIRLLDVGSCFNPFLKFDEFLTVGIDIVPAVESVYKCDFLNLQLQQPLQLASDALDAFLRQLRGPIDALPAQLFHVVVFSLLLSYFPSPYQRWLCCKKAHELLTLNGLLLIITPDSSHQGRHALMMRSWRVAVESLGFKRYKYVKFSHMHLIAFRKVSPTTSSDLVSRNYPEMLYIPQDFNTLDEEGFTDCYELPRSDFEDDQLACSFAELPDTPYDSDSGESQSSSAPFHEMEDPILLQS
- the bmt2 gene encoding S-adenosylmethionine sensor upstream of mTORC1 isoform X2; this translates as MDLRSSAETDPDFSDYHPGSVPTELQSRKQEQEKLSGVVKSVHRKLRRKYIEVGDFEKIWREHCEDEQTLSEYAMAMKNLADNHWANKCEGEGRIEWCRSVCQEYFQDGGMRRVLEKDEKSSKLAAAGNNTSANALPQSSSPSSTFQLGRIRLLDVGSCFNPFLKFDEFLTVGIDIVPAVESVYKCDFLNLQLQQPLQLASDALDAFLRQLRGPIDALPAQLFHVVVFSLLLSYFPSPYQRWLCCKKAHELLTLNGLLLIITPDSSHQGRHALMMRSWRVAVESLGFKRYKYVKFSHMHLIAFRKVSPTTSSDLVSRNYPEMLYIPQDFNTLDEEGFTDCYELPRSDFEDDQLACSFAELPDTPYDSDSGESQSSSAPFHEMEDPILLQS